Proteins encoded together in one Marispirochaeta sp. window:
- a CDS encoding AEC family transporter — protein MKYRGVRRSSFLFQSMMNNFVFLVLPFAVLFLPERGAGLLFVHNLGIILLLWTLCVPVLQGENRDKEKDLLMELVKNPGIIATISAIILVLTGINTRLPAAITITMDYLGAPTMAIAMLVAGSRIAGTGLKAVRIDPWNMLIALIRLVLVPLILLGLSLLVWEAGWAGSETLMIFMLVNIVPVGVFSVSLANKYKASPELMAQSVAFTHVIGAGTMLAWLLILQKMPFFP, from the coding sequence ATGAAATACCGGGGAGTCCGGCGCAGCAGCTTTCTGTTTCAGAGCATGATGAACAACTTCGTATTTCTGGTGCTGCCTTTCGCGGTGCTTTTTTTGCCGGAACGGGGGGCGGGGCTCCTGTTTGTGCATAACCTGGGAATAATTCTGTTGTTGTGGACCCTGTGCGTGCCGGTACTTCAGGGAGAAAACCGTGACAAGGAAAAAGACCTGCTAATGGAACTGGTAAAAAATCCTGGAATCATCGCCACAATAAGCGCAATTATCCTGGTCCTTACAGGAATAAATACCCGGCTGCCCGCCGCCATTACCATAACCATGGATTATCTCGGCGCCCCCACCATGGCAATCGCAATGCTGGTGGCTGGCTCCAGAATCGCGGGAACCGGGCTTAAGGCCGTCCGCATCGACCCCTGGAACATGCTGATCGCCCTGATCCGGCTGGTGCTGGTACCCTTGATTCTCCTCGGCCTTTCGCTGCTCGTATGGGAGGCAGGCTGGGCCGGCTCTGAGACCCTGATGATCTTTATGCTGGTAAACATAGTGCCGGTGGGGGTTTTTTCCGTCAGCCTGGCCAACAAGTACAAGGCCTCTCCGGAACTTATGGCCCAATCGGTGGCTTTTACCCATGTAATCGGTGCCGGAACAATGCTGGCCTGGCTGCTGATTTTGCAGAAGATGCCCTTTTTCCCCTAG
- a CDS encoding MG2 domain-containing protein has product MKTLVPTIRRCILLLFMLITACGGGSESGLTSAVKGGGESEALNIVMKKSPVSRENGIVYYTAETAGTDYFAPVETDEPLMVTAYGPEGELPVEMKRPDIYVAFNQPMVPLARLGESSQRHPYLSIEPPVEGAFRWYGSRLLSFEPSSPFEGQREYRISLKKGISSLGGKKLQEPLVFSFFTEYLDFSQVYAGKPETFGMVDQSDVPPETARHITCEFTWPVNPDYVARYLSVRVGEKEYDFSIGRPEADGFEGPDERFERTLVLSLDTAPPEDSDVSVVLTAGASSDAGYLGRTAESERSFHTLKPFRLKGMRSYSYTFPRSDQGDANPLFLEFTHPLGETDPRKLARFISTSLAAVNLEDHIEIWDNTIKLNNLPVEYESVYKVTLEKGIHDIHGRSLSQGERLDVEVGPATRYYYFPNTGSRMLEAQFEPKIIYEYQNVFDGVWHISAIDDPYTSFSPEEMGPYDFSTLPRNTKHFEILDLSPYLNDRGYGSVGISWNFGEEKEGKRRSWEQRNLQLQVTDIGISSRIAFNKVLVWAASLSTGEPIPDARVELLRNRDTVVEARTDQSGLAQISFREGQYRRLFLEERRDKLRIRVSSGPDTAEFVPNGSHNQYHFGIYSFTRPVNIEEQRMEAFIFTDRGLYKKGETVTFRGIDRSWSAGQYSPFQGAYSIEIGEQRYRAEPFRRLSGRTSASGGFSGSFTLPENLEPGRYRIIYRRDGFSEEVPFTVADFRRAAFEVRLDSPERELFTGDTVNMSGSARFLSGGSLAGGIYNVLWMREPAAYLPPGTAWRGYRFTPRRWGGLQVVAQDQGALDTRGSVLLSRETGGDQVPGIPYRYQAELAVQDQSRQELAARASALVHPAAFYIGSKFQDGEQGGWSSFVQAEEQITVEAVFVRPDGSVYNGPVADLRAELIRRSWQVSRQRGVYDRLNNRYELVEEAVAGFDLTPQEGGTAFEITPPAAGEYLLCISASDNEGRQARSEINFYATGSRYVQWNQADPQDIEIVPDKDEYKPGETARLLVKSPLPSGRYLLTIEREGIMDERFVELSGSAATIDIPVTESQVPVVYVALSSHTPRRDPPKSYFDPDLGKPRGLFGITRLRVSPESLSLDVSVSPDKELYRPGEEGRVRFRVTAGGAPVEGAEITFLAVDRGVVDLIDYHVPDPMKFFYADYKFPLGVYGADSRSLLINPVTYEVRDLQGGDGDEGKLERRKNFSPLAVFEPVLVTGADGYAEAVFTFPDTLTAYRATAVAVKENRFGHSETDLTVRNPITMRAALPRMLRLRDTADAGVVVTNLSGSKQAVRLECSSMGPEIRLAGETSRSVTLQPGESREVTFTLLAEGSGDAFLEFTLRSGPLSEVLETSLTVERPLVTESFSIAGIMEDTNSVEEGLVIPSSIAPGYGNINLRLSPNPLGPLKGLVERLLDTDYEILEGEMLRVLPHLVLQEKLDAFDAVYNPEEVDDFFRMLRNHQNRDGGFGYYPAGLYSSAHLSVRLAHYLALAKDGGFGLDQGPDFSRLMEYLKGLYGSEKISGFTRIYSLYVRSLLGDRPEKELKESLSRGDGLGISGYCFLALSYNRIGLAGESNEILQRVRKFIKLGTRSVDITETYEKRFYFDSELTKLALLQMALFAGGDPADILLRTRDTLVQRQRYGHWGSLNDSAWVLISFAERFKEFLESRNELEAEAAINGETVLSASAADSADSSRTLPLFDEPAASLPRDTLLPLTFSRSGTAPLFYSGTIRYGLPAEAAVPRDEGFSVYTSMEDLKGTEVTQLRAGETYRVRVTVSSARDRSMAMLRVPVPSGCEIVDANLVTTRSYAEEGGADGRSFERETVYGEAITVLDEGYYYPDIGYFRSLAPERKILDNEARCYFRHFYAGQQKLDFLIRATGRGIFPTPPAEIRGIYEEEVFGRGAGRLVIIE; this is encoded by the coding sequence ATGAAAACTCTTGTTCCAACAATCCGACGATGTATTCTTTTACTATTTATGTTAATCACCGCTTGCGGCGGAGGTTCCGAATCGGGCCTTACTTCCGCGGTCAAAGGCGGCGGGGAAAGCGAAGCGCTGAACATTGTGATGAAAAAGTCCCCGGTCAGCAGGGAAAACGGCATTGTCTATTATACCGCTGAAACCGCGGGAACTGATTACTTTGCCCCGGTAGAGACGGATGAGCCCCTGATGGTAACAGCCTACGGTCCCGAAGGAGAGCTGCCGGTCGAGATGAAGAGGCCGGATATCTATGTGGCTTTTAATCAGCCCATGGTTCCCCTGGCACGCCTGGGTGAGAGCTCACAGCGGCATCCGTACCTGAGCATTGAACCCCCGGTTGAAGGGGCTTTCCGCTGGTACGGATCGCGTCTTCTCTCTTTTGAGCCTTCATCCCCCTTCGAAGGGCAGAGGGAGTATCGGATAAGCTTAAAAAAAGGAATATCCAGCCTGGGAGGAAAAAAACTGCAGGAACCCCTTGTTTTTTCTTTTTTCACCGAGTACCTCGATTTTTCTCAAGTTTATGCCGGAAAACCGGAAACCTTCGGCATGGTTGATCAAAGCGATGTCCCCCCGGAAACTGCCCGGCATATTACCTGCGAGTTTACCTGGCCGGTCAATCCGGACTATGTAGCCCGGTATCTGTCGGTACGCGTCGGCGAAAAAGAGTATGACTTTTCTATCGGCAGGCCAGAGGCCGACGGTTTTGAGGGTCCCGATGAGCGTTTTGAGCGGACCCTGGTTTTGTCTCTGGATACGGCTCCTCCGGAGGACAGCGACGTCAGTGTGGTTTTAACGGCTGGAGCTTCTTCCGATGCCGGATATCTTGGAAGGACTGCTGAATCAGAGCGAAGCTTCCACACTTTGAAGCCCTTCAGACTAAAGGGCATGCGCAGTTATTCGTATACATTTCCTCGAAGCGACCAGGGGGACGCGAATCCTTTGTTCCTTGAGTTTACCCATCCTCTGGGAGAGACTGATCCCCGGAAGCTCGCCCGGTTTATTTCCACCAGCCTGGCTGCAGTAAATCTCGAGGACCATATAGAGATCTGGGACAATACCATTAAGCTCAATAATCTGCCGGTAGAGTATGAGTCGGTCTACAAGGTTACTCTGGAAAAAGGCATTCACGACATTCACGGCAGAAGTCTCTCACAGGGAGAACGTCTGGATGTCGAAGTAGGACCAGCAACCCGGTATTACTATTTTCCAAATACTGGAAGCCGAATGCTGGAAGCGCAGTTCGAACCAAAGATTATTTACGAGTATCAGAATGTTTTTGACGGGGTCTGGCATATCTCGGCGATTGACGATCCTTATACCTCCTTTTCTCCGGAAGAGATGGGCCCTTATGATTTTTCTACTCTTCCCCGCAATACCAAGCATTTTGAGATCCTTGACCTGTCTCCCTATCTGAATGACCGAGGGTACGGCAGCGTTGGAATCTCCTGGAATTTCGGCGAGGAAAAGGAAGGTAAAAGACGGTCATGGGAACAGCGGAACCTGCAGCTCCAGGTAACGGATATCGGTATAAGCTCCAGGATTGCCTTTAACAAGGTGCTGGTCTGGGCGGCTTCCCTCTCCACCGGGGAACCCATTCCTGACGCCAGGGTTGAACTGCTGCGCAACCGGGATACCGTGGTGGAAGCCCGCACCGATCAGTCCGGTCTTGCCCAAATAAGTTTCCGCGAGGGGCAATACCGCCGCCTTTTTCTGGAGGAGAGGAGAGACAAGCTGCGTATCCGGGTCAGCAGCGGCCCGGACACGGCGGAGTTTGTTCCCAATGGATCCCACAACCAGTACCATTTCGGCATCTATTCCTTTACCCGGCCTGTAAATATCGAAGAACAGCGTATGGAAGCTTTCATTTTTACCGACCGCGGGCTCTACAAAAAAGGTGAGACTGTAACCTTTCGCGGAATTGACCGTAGCTGGAGTGCCGGTCAGTATTCCCCCTTCCAGGGGGCCTATTCCATTGAGATTGGAGAACAGCGCTACCGGGCAGAACCATTCCGGCGTCTGTCCGGCAGGACCTCGGCGTCCGGCGGTTTTTCCGGCAGTTTTACCCTGCCGGAAAATCTGGAACCGGGGCGATACCGCATAATCTACCGGCGGGACGGATTTTCCGAGGAGGTACCTTTTACAGTAGCGGATTTTCGCCGGGCGGCCTTTGAGGTTCGCCTTGATTCCCCTGAGCGAGAGCTTTTTACAGGTGACACGGTCAACATGAGCGGCAGTGCCCGGTTTCTCTCGGGGGGTTCCCTGGCGGGGGGTATATACAATGTTCTCTGGATGCGGGAACCCGCTGCTTATCTTCCCCCGGGGACGGCGTGGCGGGGTTACCGCTTTACTCCCCGCCGCTGGGGCGGGCTGCAGGTCGTAGCCCAGGATCAGGGTGCGCTGGACACCAGGGGCTCGGTGCTGCTTTCCCGGGAGACCGGAGGGGACCAGGTTCCGGGAATTCCCTACCGCTACCAGGCGGAGCTCGCGGTACAGGACCAGTCCCGTCAGGAGCTTGCCGCCCGGGCTTCGGCCCTGGTTCATCCGGCGGCCTTTTACATAGGCTCGAAGTTCCAGGATGGGGAGCAGGGAGGCTGGTCGAGCTTTGTGCAGGCGGAGGAGCAGATTACCGTGGAAGCGGTCTTTGTACGTCCCGACGGTTCAGTTTACAACGGTCCGGTTGCGGACCTGCGGGCCGAACTGATCAGGCGGAGCTGGCAGGTAAGCCGTCAGCGGGGCGTCTACGACAGGCTGAATAACCGCTATGAGCTGGTGGAGGAGGCTGTTGCCGGGTTTGATCTGACACCGCAGGAGGGGGGTACGGCGTTTGAGATTACTCCTCCCGCCGCGGGGGAATATCTGCTGTGCATTTCGGCTTCAGATAACGAAGGACGCCAGGCCCGTTCGGAGATTAACTTCTACGCCACCGGTTCCCGGTATGTGCAGTGGAACCAGGCGGATCCTCAGGATATTGAGATAGTCCCGGATAAGGATGAGTATAAACCCGGGGAGACTGCTCGGCTGCTTGTCAAATCCCCGCTTCCTTCGGGGCGTTACCTGCTGACCATAGAGCGGGAAGGGATCATGGATGAGCGCTTCGTGGAGCTTTCCGGGTCCGCGGCGACTATTGATATTCCGGTTACCGAGTCCCAGGTGCCTGTAGTCTATGTGGCCTTGAGTTCCCATACCCCGCGGAGGGATCCCCCAAAGAGTTATTTTGATCCTGACCTGGGCAAGCCCAGGGGACTTTTCGGCATTACACGTCTGCGGGTCAGTCCGGAAAGTCTTAGCCTGGATGTCTCTGTAAGTCCTGACAAGGAGCTCTACCGTCCCGGTGAAGAGGGACGGGTACGCTTCAGGGTGACCGCCGGCGGTGCCCCGGTGGAGGGCGCCGAGATTACCTTTCTTGCGGTTGACCGCGGGGTTGTTGACCTGATCGACTATCACGTACCGGATCCCATGAAATTTTTTTATGCCGACTATAAATTCCCCCTCGGCGTCTACGGCGCGGACAGCCGTTCCCTGCTGATTAACCCGGTGACCTATGAGGTGCGGGACCTGCAGGGCGGTGACGGGGACGAGGGCAAGCTGGAACGCAGAAAGAACTTTTCCCCCCTGGCGGTGTTTGAACCAGTCCTTGTTACAGGAGCGGATGGATACGCCGAAGCGGTGTTTACCTTTCCCGACACCCTTACGGCCTACCGGGCCACTGCTGTTGCGGTAAAGGAGAACCGCTTTGGCCATTCGGAGACCGACCTGACAGTAAGGAACCCCATAACCATGCGGGCGGCTTTGCCAAGAATGCTGCGTCTGCGGGACACCGCAGATGCCGGGGTTGTGGTTACCAACCTTTCTGGAAGCAAACAGGCAGTACGCCTGGAGTGCAGCTCCATGGGACCGGAGATACGGCTCGCCGGTGAAACCTCCCGGAGCGTGACTCTGCAGCCTGGAGAGAGCCGGGAAGTCACCTTTACCCTGCTGGCGGAAGGGAGCGGGGATGCCTTTCTTGAGTTTACCCTGCGCTCAGGCCCTCTGTCGGAGGTGCTTGAGACATCTCTGACGGTAGAACGGCCGCTGGTTACCGAGTCTTTCAGTATTGCCGGAATAATGGAGGATACCAATTCCGTGGAAGAGGGGCTGGTGATTCCCTCTTCCATTGCCCCCGGCTACGGGAACATAAACCTGCGTCTCAGTCCCAATCCTCTGGGGCCCTTAAAAGGTCTGGTGGAACGCCTGCTGGATACGGATTACGAAATTCTCGAAGGTGAGATGCTGCGGGTTCTGCCCCATCTTGTGCTGCAGGAGAAGCTTGATGCCTTTGATGCTGTCTATAATCCTGAGGAAGTGGATGATTTTTTCCGCATGCTGAGGAACCACCAGAATCGGGACGGCGGATTCGGATACTATCCCGCCGGATTATATTCTTCCGCCCATTTGAGTGTCCGGCTGGCTCATTATCTGGCCCTGGCAAAAGACGGAGGATTCGGGCTCGATCAGGGGCCGGATTTCTCCCGGCTGATGGAGTATCTCAAAGGTCTGTACGGCAGTGAGAAGATTTCCGGTTTTACCAGAATATACTCCCTTTATGTACGCAGCCTGCTGGGTGACCGCCCGGAGAAGGAGCTGAAGGAGAGTCTTTCCCGCGGGGATGGGCTGGGGATCTCCGGATACTGTTTCCTTGCCCTCTCGTATAACAGGATTGGTCTTGCCGGGGAGTCGAATGAGATTCTCCAGCGGGTCCGGAAGTTTATTAAGCTGGGGACCCGTTCCGTCGATATTACCGAAACTTACGAAAAGCGGTTTTACTTTGATTCGGAGCTGACCAAGCTGGCCCTGCTGCAGATGGCGCTTTTTGCAGGCGGGGATCCAGCCGATATTCTGCTCCGGACCCGGGATACCCTGGTCCAGCGGCAGCGTTACGGCCATTGGGGCAGCTTGAACGACAGCGCCTGGGTATTGATCAGCTTTGCTGAACGCTTTAAAGAGTTCCTGGAATCCCGGAATGAACTGGAGGCCGAGGCCGCCATAAACGGAGAAACCGTCCTTTCCGCCTCGGCCGCTGATTCGGCGGACAGCTCCCGCACCTTGCCGTTGTTCGATGAGCCGGCCGCCTCCCTGCCCAGGGATACCCTGCTTCCCCTGACCTTCAGCCGCAGCGGTACAGCACCGCTCTTCTATTCAGGGACCATACGCTACGGATTACCTGCGGAGGCCGCTGTACCGAGGGACGAAGGCTTTTCGGTCTACACATCCATGGAGGACTTGAAAGGAACGGAGGTAACACAGCTCAGGGCCGGTGAAACCTACCGCGTGCGGGTAACCGTCTCCTCCGCCAGGGACCGTTCCATGGCCATGCTGCGGGTACCGGTTCCGTCGGGCTGCGAAATCGTGGACGCGAACCTGGTCACGACCCGCTCCTACGCCGAAGAGGGCGGGGCAGACGGCAGAAGTTTTGAACGGGAGACGGTGTACGGCGAAGCAATTACGGTCCTGGATGAGGGCTATTATTACCCGGATATCGGTTATTTCCGCTCCCTGGCTCCTGAGCGAAAGATTCTGGATAACGAAGCCCGCTGTTACTTCCGCCATTTTTACGCGGGGCAGCAGAAACTCGACTTTCTTATCCGGGCAACCGGCCGCGGCATATTTCCCACTCCTCCGGCGGAAATCCGGGGGATATACGAGGAGGAGGTCTTCGGGCGCGGGGCCGGAAGGCTGGTGATCATTGAGTGA
- a CDS encoding superoxide dismutase — protein sequence MSHTLPDLPYAFNALEPYIDARTMEIHHDKHHGSYVSKLNDALAKHPELANTPLDELLRDLSAIPEDIRTAVRNNGGGHFNHTLFWKVLSPGESGPEGNLKKALETTFGNVDAFKESFSSAAATRFGSGWAWLSVDSQGKLVVHSTPNQDTPLAEGLQPVLGLDVWEHAYYLNYQNRRPDYIKAFWKVVNWKQVENNFSNL from the coding sequence ATGAGTCACACATTACCCGATTTGCCATATGCTTTTAACGCTCTCGAGCCATATATTGATGCACGGACCATGGAGATTCATCATGACAAGCACCACGGGTCCTATGTATCAAAACTGAACGATGCTCTGGCCAAACACCCTGAACTCGCAAATACTCCGCTGGATGAACTGCTGAGAGACCTTTCTGCCATACCGGAGGACATCCGCACCGCAGTCCGCAACAACGGCGGAGGTCACTTTAACCACACGCTTTTCTGGAAGGTACTCAGTCCTGGAGAAAGCGGTCCAGAAGGCAATCTTAAAAAGGCACTCGAAACAACTTTCGGCAATGTGGATGCCTTTAAAGAGAGTTTCAGCAGCGCCGCCGCAACACGCTTCGGCAGCGGCTGGGCCTGGCTCTCGGTCGATTCTCAGGGGAAACTCGTTGTACATTCGACGCCAAATCAGGATACCCCTCTGGCCGAAGGATTACAGCCTGTTCTCGGTCTGGATGTCTGGGAACACGCGTATTACCTGAATTATCAGAACCGCAGACCCGACTACATCAAAGCCTTCTGGAAGGTGGTAAACTGGAAGCAGGTGGAGAATAACTTCAGCAATTTGTAA
- a CDS encoding sensor domain-containing diguanylate cyclase yields MKIAPSADDLVKLSYFADMAKKITSAYTVKDTLVAVQHHIGAIFSPQNWSIMLTEPETGRLRFQEVTGEGADQLKGQVLARGTGIAGWIAEHALPLIVEDVTTDDRFDPSMDELTGFTTKSIIGVPLINRGRVFGVIELVNKPDGTSFSPMELKILVTIAEFGAIAIEKAYYTAALKRVAMTDPLTGALNRRGMEKSLEREVSRCKRINTLITILMFDVDNFKEINDTYGHIQGDEVLKELADILKKNIRKADIICRYGGDEFAVIMPDAGYKKAEHVKNRILAHLAIENDRREFSFGVSIGIHSGEPDTVADIFDFADKALYFEKTRKIEMDIDNLSTNLPEFL; encoded by the coding sequence ATGAAAATAGCCCCTTCTGCCGACGACCTGGTAAAGCTCTCTTATTTTGCCGATATGGCAAAGAAAATAACTTCAGCGTATACGGTAAAAGATACTCTGGTAGCGGTACAGCACCACATTGGGGCAATATTTTCCCCCCAAAACTGGTCGATTATGCTTACCGAACCGGAAACAGGGCGGCTCCGCTTTCAGGAAGTAACCGGAGAGGGGGCTGACCAACTTAAGGGACAGGTCCTCGCCAGAGGTACCGGCATTGCCGGCTGGATAGCCGAGCACGCCCTGCCCCTTATTGTGGAAGACGTTACCACGGATGACAGGTTTGATCCAAGCATGGACGAGCTTACCGGTTTTACCACAAAGTCGATCATAGGAGTGCCCCTGATAAACCGCGGCAGGGTATTCGGGGTAATCGAGCTGGTCAATAAACCCGACGGGACAAGCTTCAGCCCGATGGAACTCAAGATTCTGGTAACAATCGCCGAGTTCGGAGCCATAGCCATTGAAAAGGCCTATTACACTGCCGCCCTTAAACGGGTTGCCATGACTGATCCCCTGACCGGGGCCCTTAATCGCCGGGGCATGGAAAAATCACTGGAGCGGGAAGTTTCACGCTGCAAGCGTATAAACACGCTTATTACAATCCTGATGTTTGACGTGGATAACTTCAAAGAGATCAACGATACCTACGGCCACATACAGGGTGATGAAGTGCTGAAGGAACTGGCGGACATCCTGAAAAAAAACATCCGCAAGGCCGATATCATCTGCCGCTACGGCGGAGACGAATTTGCCGTCATCATGCCCGATGCGGGGTATAAAAAAGCAGAGCATGTAAAAAACAGGATACTGGCTCACCTGGCTATTGAAAACGATCGGCGTGAGTTTTCCTTCGGCGTCAGTATCGGTATCCACTCCGGTGAACCCGACACGGTGGCGGATATCTTCGATTTCGCGGACAAAGCCCTCTATTTTGAAAAGACCCGCAAGATAGAGATGGACATCGACAATCTGTCGACAAATCTGCCGGAATTCCTCTAA
- a CDS encoding ROK family transcriptional regulator: MEINTKTKAGLISIVRVLHRLWISGPASRATLARELELDKSTLTKVCGRLVDAGIIHRMYEGRVSSKGGRRPSLLEINPKKGSVAGIEIQPDRVTICYTDLRGRLLAENAWDMQPEERSIQTILARTSEGFRPAVEGVPVIGAGIGIPGIIDTADGTILRSTPLHIDSLYPLAQEMEKLFKLPVVCDNDANCCAWGGLFGIPELAEKSSFTALLGDQRSTGLSTGFSFVLGNEEVYHGRAYSAGEFRSVYCPEGGDRQFSVQARIPCSLSGHQAPADTLEELCRNTAFLVNILNLEAVVVAGTLVKDQASFTRKLQQEIRRNWIYPPAPECAVYCAPGGKQAVAFGAAALFLRKLCQVPSLSRTGSGYDGSLLRRVFGTVL, translated from the coding sequence ATGGAGATCAATACCAAAACAAAAGCCGGTCTAATAAGCATTGTCCGGGTCCTGCACAGGCTCTGGATCAGCGGGCCGGCCAGTCGGGCGACACTGGCCCGGGAACTGGAACTGGATAAATCCACCCTTACCAAGGTATGCGGCCGCCTTGTCGACGCGGGAATAATACACCGGATGTACGAGGGACGTGTCAGCAGTAAAGGCGGAAGACGCCCTTCCCTTCTGGAAATTAACCCAAAAAAAGGTTCCGTTGCCGGCATAGAAATCCAGCCGGACCGCGTTACCATCTGTTATACCGATCTCCGCGGCCGGCTTCTTGCAGAAAACGCCTGGGACATGCAGCCGGAAGAGAGAAGTATCCAGACAATTCTTGCTCGTACCTCCGAGGGCTTCCGCCCGGCAGTGGAGGGAGTGCCGGTTATTGGGGCGGGAATCGGAATCCCGGGAATAATCGATACCGCCGACGGAACGATCCTCCGCTCCACACCTCTGCATATAGACAGCCTTTATCCTCTGGCACAGGAAATGGAGAAACTCTTTAAGCTTCCGGTTGTCTGCGATAACGATGCCAACTGCTGTGCCTGGGGAGGATTATTCGGGATTCCCGAACTGGCGGAAAAGAGCAGTTTTACCGCCCTTCTGGGAGATCAGCGGAGTACCGGCTTATCGACAGGCTTTTCCTTTGTTCTGGGAAACGAAGAGGTATACCATGGCCGCGCATACTCGGCCGGAGAGTTCCGCAGTGTGTATTGCCCGGAAGGCGGAGACCGGCAGTTCTCCGTCCAGGCGAGAATTCCTTGTTCATTGTCCGGACACCAGGCGCCCGCGGATACCCTGGAGGAACTCTGCCGTAATACCGCATTCCTGGTTAACATACTGAACCTGGAAGCTGTAGTTGTCGCCGGCACACTGGTAAAAGACCAGGCTTCCTTTACCCGCAAACTTCAGCAGGAGATCCGGCGGAACTGGATATATCCCCCTGCTCCCGAATGTGCGGTCTACTGCGCCCCGGGGGGCAAACAGGCAGTGGCCTTTGGTGCCGCTGCCTTATTTCTGCGAAAGCTGTGTCAGGTTCCCAGTCTGAGCAGGACCGGGTCAGGATACGACGGGAGCCTTCTGCGAAGAGTTTTTGGTACTGTGTTATAG
- a CDS encoding DUF554 domain-containing protein — translation MIGTITNTATVIAGSLLGLLIHSRMPRNISRIVFQAIGLFTLVLGFIMAFKSDRYLIMIFSLVLGAIVGELLDIDAALNSLSDRLKKRLKITHSDFTEGLITAFFLFCMGSMTILGAFEEGLGGEPTLLMTKAVLDGFSSIALAASLGVGVLFSAVPLFLFQGGLTLFAAWLHELFTPEMIAALSAVGGVLLVGLGLSILEIKKIKIANLLPALLFITLLAYIFP, via the coding sequence ATGATCGGAACCATAACCAACACAGCCACTGTAATTGCCGGCAGCCTTCTTGGCTTGCTGATCCACTCCCGGATGCCCAGAAACATCAGCCGGATTGTTTTTCAGGCCATCGGCCTTTTTACCCTGGTCCTCGGTTTTATCATGGCCTTCAAGTCGGATCGTTATCTTATCATGATCTTCAGTCTGGTTCTGGGGGCTATCGTGGGGGAGCTGCTGGATATCGACGCCGCGCTTAACTCCTTAAGCGACAGGCTAAAGAAGCGCCTCAAGATAACCCATTCCGATTTTACCGAAGGATTGATTACGGCCTTTTTTCTGTTCTGCATGGGGTCCATGACAATCCTGGGGGCTTTTGAAGAGGGCCTGGGGGGAGAACCGACCCTGTTGATGACCAAGGCGGTGCTGGACGGTTTTTCTTCCATCGCTTTGGCGGCCTCTTTGGGCGTTGGGGTCCTCTTTTCCGCGGTTCCCCTCTTTCTGTTTCAGGGGGGACTGACCCTTTTTGCCGCCTGGCTGCACGAGCTTTTTACCCCGGAGATGATAGCCGCCTTGAGCGCCGTGGGCGGGGTACTGCTGGTCGGGCTGGGCTTGTCGATTCTGGAGATAAAAAAGATCAAGATTGCCAACCTGCTGCCGGCGCTGCTTTTTATTACCCTGCTGGCCTATATTTTTCCGTGA
- a CDS encoding AEC family transporter — MSGSIAPLILEKLAVLFLLIGAGGAVRKLGIISEEGESVVSTLLVDLFWPALIFTSITMNLTRDDILRNISLPVFAAAASDSLGSS; from the coding sequence ATGTCCGGATCAATCGCACCCCTTATACTGGAAAAACTGGCCGTTCTCTTCCTGCTTATAGGAGCTGGGGGAGCAGTCAGAAAGCTCGGAATAATCTCCGAGGAGGGAGAATCCGTAGTCAGCACCCTGTTGGTCGATCTCTTTTGGCCGGCCCTTATCTTTACCTCCATTACCATGAATCTTACCAGAGACGACATTCTGCGCAATATAAGTCTTCCCGTCTTTGCGGCGGCGGCCTCGGATTCATTGGGGTCAAGCTGA